TTTTCAACAATTTCTGCCTTAAGCTCAAAAAAATTTAAATTTGATGCAATATCTAAAATACAACCAACAATGTATGGTTCATATACTATACTTAAACAAAATTTTGATTCTTTAAAAAATGCAAATCAAGTCGATAATAATTGGAAACAATTAATTATTGAGAATGAAGGCTTTGCAACTGTTAAATACAATTGTGACATTACTTTAAATTATGTAACATCATTTGATTCTATAAGTAAAAGTCTAATATTTTATGATGAAATGATGAATATTAAGTATGCTTACTTAATTTCAATAATTGACACCAATTCTTATATATTGAAAGGTCAAGATACATTTATTATAACTAAACAAATTGTTTCAAATAATATTAAATTAAAACATTTTCATTGGATAAATGATAACACAAACAATAAGTAAATCCGAGATTATCAGTCAGTAAAACAATATAATAAATTGACTTGTGATAATCACGATTGATAATCCACCAAAATCTTCCATTAGAATGTTTGCAAACAGCCATTTGGTTTGGAATAAATTTACCTTCCAGAATAATTTGATTTTTATTTAATACTTTACCTAAGCCACCATTATCATTTATTGAGATTAAAGTATAATACAATTTATCTGAATAAGAGTGTTTAAATTTGAATCCCAAATCTTTCTTTTATGAATAAGATAGATAAGATTTTCCATACCGTTAATAGTTAAAAAACTGGACGCGTTTGTTATAGGGTAAAAAACTCCCTGATAATCATTCCAATAGTCCCCCGGATTCAATGTATCACCATTTTCAACAATTCCATGTTCTTTGTTCCCAAGGTTAAATCCATCAAAATAGAATAAAAGATTTCCATTTTTATCCGAAATACTTGCATTCTCAAAACCCAAATAAAATCTATGACCTCCTTTAGTTGGTAAAATATTAATTGAGTCTTTGGAAAATTTAAAATTACTCTTCCAAATCTTGATGGTTGTGGAATATTATTATACCCAATTACCCAATTTAGGTTTTGGACTTGCGAAATTGATGAAAACTGTTGGATTACAAGGTAAAATATTATTTTAAAAATTCTATAATTCATGGAGTAAATATTTTTTCTGCCTTCATTGAACCATCAAGAAACTGATATTTAATTAAATAGATTCCTGTAGGCAAATTTAAATTACTTTGAGGACTTTTTAAAGACTCTGATTTTGGATTTTTAGTTAAAAGGATGTTTTACCAACTGAATCAAAGAAACAGTTTCTATGTCCTTGAAAAATGCTTAATATCCGCTAAAGAAAAAATATTCAAATATTTCTTCTTTGTTTTGAACGCTTAATCAGAATTGAAAACGGGTGACATGTAAATGAGATAACAATATTAAAACTTATAAAGATTCATACCAAATTTTTTTAGTTACATTTTTAAACTCAATGAAAAATTCAGGGTTTAACCTGATACCCTATAAGTAGAAACCCTGAGAAGAAATGTCATTAACAGGGTTTATATAAAATTTATTTAATGCCAATCTGGAAAAATGTGCAGTCTTTGTTTTGATTACTAATACTTATACACAGGTTTAGAAATGTTCTTTAACAATCTAAATTAGTAATTATGAAAAATCAAAATGGCGAGAGCCAAACAACATCGTCTATGTTGCTTGTAGGCTTGTAGGCTTTCCCGACATAAATAAACTTCTTATTTGCAATAACTTTATAATGTCGGGAGGCTTGTAGGAATGTAGGAATGTAGGAGGAAGTCTGTTAGTCTGTTAGTCTGTTAGTCTGTTAGTCTGTTAGTCTGTTAGTCTGTTAGTCTGTTAGTCTGTTAGTCTGTTAGTCTGTTAGTCTGTTAGTCTGTTAGAAAAAAACACGCCCTAACGAATGTTAGTTCAAATAAAATACAATTATTTTCAATTTATTTTCAAAACTTTACTTGCCTAAGTATTATTGCTTTAGGCTTTTGGCTTTCCCGACATGAACCAGCTTCTTCTTAAAAATAATTTTCTGATGTCGGGAGCTTTGAGCTTCCTCCTTAAACCTTTATCGTCTCAATCACCGCAGAGAGTCCGCGATCGCATAATGCATCTTTCATGGGGACCAGAATATTGAAACTTGCCGTTTTGACAACAGCTTTGCCTTTGAAATGCACGATCAGTGATAATTGCTCTGCCTGCTCAAAGCTGTGTTTACAAACATCCATCAGGCATTGAATGACCCAGTCAAAAGTGTTGACATCATCATTGAACACGATCAGTTCAGATACTTCGCCGGTGGCTTCTTCCAACAGGACTTCATCTTCCAGGGCTTCCCAGGTTCCAGGATTTGTTTGTGGCATAATTGAATCAATTGAGATTATCCAATGTTCTGTTCACAGCGTCGAAGTTAGGTAAATTTCCAGCATTCTCCAAAATTTCGATATACCGGAGCAGGCCTTCTTTGTCGATCACAAAAGCCGCCCGCTTGGAGACTCCCCTTAAACCAAAATTAAATTCCTCATAAAGGCAGTCGTAAGATCTTGAAACCGACTTATTAAAATCAGACAACAAAGGATATGGCAAATTTAATTCTTCTTTGTATTTGTTCAGGCTATAGGGAGAATCTACGGAGATCCCAAGAATTTGTGCATTGGATTTTGCATAAAAATCCATCTGGTCGCGTATGCTACAGAGTTCTTTGGTACAGGTACCCGTAAAAGCAAATGGAAAAAACAACAAGACGACATTCCGGTTTGCAAAATCGGTAAGGCTTACTTCCTTCTTTTCATTGGAAATAAGGGTAAATCCGGGTGCTTTTTCGCCAATTTTTAAACTGTACATATCTTGCTGTTCAAGCGGGCACAAAAATAGATATTTGTACCAATTTACAAAATGAATCTCACAGATCGTCAAAAAGCCATTTTAAACCTCCATCTCGCGGTCTTTTTGTTTGGCTTTACGGGAATTTTAGGTAAACTCATCTTATTGCCCGCATTGACCCTGGTTTGGTGGCGCGCACTGATGAGCTGGATTTTGATGTTGCCCAATTTAAAACAGGCCGGCGGACTCAAAAATCTGACGCCCCGAAGTATTTTTATCTTTCTGGGCATTGGCGTTGTGGTTTGCTTTCATTGGATGTGTTTTTATGGTTCCATCAAACTTTCAAATTCGTCGATAGCCATGATCTGTCTGGCTTTTATTCCCATTTTTACCGCTTTTTTTGAAAGTTTGTTCAATAAAAGGCCCTTAAACAGATTGGATGTGATCACTGGATTGGTCACCATTCCATCCATGTGGATGATTGTACAAAATATAGACCTGAGTTTCAGGCTGGGATTTGCAGCCGGAGTTCTTGCTTCCCTATTTTCTGCCATTTTTGCCAGTTTAAATAAAAAATATATCATGAAAGCGACAGCCATTCAAATATCCTGGCTGGAACTCTTTTCTGTATGGCTGGTTTTATCTATCATCATTCCGTTTATGTATTTCTATCAACCCGAAATGAAATTTCTACCCACAGGAATGGATTTTCTTTACCTGATCTTGTTATCATATGTATGCACTGTAGTGTCTTATGTTTTGGCACTCAAATCATTACACCACCTGAGCGCTTTTTCATCCATGCTGGCCTTTAATCTGGAACCCATTTACGGGATTATTTTGGCCATACTCGTCTTTAGTGAACATAAAGAATTTAATACCTATTTTTACATAGGTGCTACGATATTGATCTTAAGTGTTTTTCTCCACCCGATTTTACAGAAAAAATGGAATCCAAAACAATTCCCGGAAATTGAGCAATAAAAAAGGTCCTGGTCTGAACTCAAATAGTATATTTACGTTTACTATAAACCAACATTAAAACAAGTATTATGCCCTTTACACTCCCCGAACTTCCTTATCCTCATCAAGCGCTTGAACCTCATTTTGATACGCGCACCATGGAAATCCACCATGGCAAACATCATGCAGCCTATACTACAAATCTGAACAATGCCATCAAGGATACTCCACTGGAATCCATGACCATAGAAGAAATTCTCAAAAACCTTGACATGAACAATATGGCGCTTCGCAACAACGGTGGAGGCTATTACAATCATTGTTTATTTTGGGAATGCCTTTCACCACATGGCGGGGGAGAACCCAAAGATGAGTTGGGAGCTGCCATTACTGAATCTTTCGGAAGTTTTGAAGCTTTTAAAGAAAAATTTTCTCAAGCAGCTATGACCCGCTTCGGATCAGGTTGGGCCTGGCTATGCGTTCAACCGGGCGGGAAGCTCGAAATTTGTTCGACGCCCAATCAGGACAATCCTCTCATGCCTGCAACAGCTTGTGGAGGAACGCCTGTCATCGGTCTTGATGTATGGGAACATGCTTATTATTTACTCTATCAAAACAGAAGAGCCGAATTTATTTCAGCGTTTTTCAACGTCGTCGATTGGGAATTTGCTGAAAAACGCTACGCGCGTTTGCGTTAATTCACTACTCTATTTATGAACACATTAAACACAGTCATAGAATTATGCTGTGCAGATATCCATTCCGTTCAAGCAGCAGAGATTTATAAAATACCTGCTATTGAATTGTGTATAGATTTAAGTTGTGGTGGACTTACACCCGGTATGGCCATGGTTTCTCAAACCCGTAAATTATTTAGCGGTGAGTTGGGTGTATTGATTAGACCTCGCAAAGGAAATTTTCATTATAGTACTTTGGAAAAAGTCCTGATACTCGATGAAATTTCCAGAATGCTTGATGCCGGGGCAAATGCCATCGTCATTGGCGCTCTATATGAGGATGGAAGTCTCGATTTAAAATTTATGGAACAAATTGTGCAAGCTACCATGGGGAGTACTCTCGTGTTTCACAGAGCAATAGACACAACTCCTCACGTTGATAAGATTCTTCAACAGCTCACCGATTTTCAATTTGATCGGATACTAAGTTCAGGAGGAAAACATACTGCTTCCGAAGGGGCAGAAAATTTAAAAAAATGGAGTCAATCTATCAATCATCAAATTGAAATGGTTGCAGGTGGGAAAATAGATGCCAGCAATGTGAAGCAGATTATTAAAGAAAGTGGTTGTAGGAGAATTCATTGTGCGCTGAGGAGTCCTGGAGAGCTCACAGAAAGTGTTTTGGATTTAGGTATACCGGATGCACTGGATGTAGACAAATTAAAATCTCTTCTGAAAGTATTGAAAAAATAAAATTGA
The sequence above is a segment of the Saprospiraceae bacterium genome. Coding sequences within it:
- a CDS encoding ATP-dependent Clp protease adaptor ClpS; translated protein: MPQTNPGTWEALEDEVLLEEATGEVSELIVFNDDVNTFDWVIQCLMDVCKHSFEQAEQLSLIVHFKGKAVVKTASFNILVPMKDALCDRGLSAVIETIKV
- a CDS encoding redoxin domain-containing protein, which gives rise to MYSLKIGEKAPGFTLISNEKKEVSLTDFANRNVVLLFFPFAFTGTCTKELCSIRDQMDFYAKSNAQILGISVDSPYSLNKYKEELNLPYPLLSDFNKSVSRSYDCLYEEFNFGLRGVSKRAAFVIDKEGLLRYIEILENAGNLPNFDAVNRTLDNLN
- a CDS encoding DMT family transporter; protein product: MNLTDRQKAILNLHLAVFLFGFTGILGKLILLPALTLVWWRALMSWILMLPNLKQAGGLKNLTPRSIFIFLGIGVVVCFHWMCFYGSIKLSNSSIAMICLAFIPIFTAFFESLFNKRPLNRLDVITGLVTIPSMWMIVQNIDLSFRLGFAAGVLASLFSAIFASLNKKYIMKATAIQISWLELFSVWLVLSIIIPFMYFYQPEMKFLPTGMDFLYLILLSYVCTVVSYVLALKSLHHLSAFSSMLAFNLEPIYGIILAILVFSEHKEFNTYFYIGATILILSVFLHPILQKKWNPKQFPEIEQ
- a CDS encoding superoxide dismutase; the encoded protein is MPFTLPELPYPHQALEPHFDTRTMEIHHGKHHAAYTTNLNNAIKDTPLESMTIEEILKNLDMNNMALRNNGGGYYNHCLFWECLSPHGGGEPKDELGAAITESFGSFEAFKEKFSQAAMTRFGSGWAWLCVQPGGKLEICSTPNQDNPLMPATACGGTPVIGLDVWEHAYYLLYQNRRAEFISAFFNVVDWEFAEKRYARLR